The following coding sequences lie in one Pseudomonas svalbardensis genomic window:
- a CDS encoding methyl-accepting chemotaxis protein, with translation MSAVLSLLQSRLLRPVFVTLGIALLVQVLVAVALTRSTVTALEADLGVRLGADSQKLSGELEQAGREVTSSLDSLSTSTRQRLTAGLSSRLKDEQAQLRATLEKDLKDSANDMAQLLASVAPRAMWDSDVPTLSEFARRAQRNPNVLFVVYDDATGQHLTRYLNRENPINKALLEKGQGERALDKVLDAAKNDPSVYYLEASINPNGVEIGKVLMGVSTASVETDLAALDKRFTTLIASSDQLVGDSLKGAAADSAAAMGARLQSAQSTASEMQVNTTSTVQEAAGTLRWRIGMGLALVGCGVLLLLAVVLGRRVVNRLKLLIAAMDDLAAGEGDLTKRVQINSKDEIGDMASAVNRFVDKLQPIVREAGDVAQRTGVEIGAMTLRNAGADKAAGMQRDEVAESLRALSQMADEAQSESHAMQAALQQVVDIRSATDENTRTSAKVGSLIEALAGQVDTGAKVIERLAQQSEQIEVVLTVIHGIAEQTNLLALNAAIEAARAGETGRGFAVVADEVRALASKTQSSTGDIQAHIVALQQGAREAVAAIGQAGRQASEGLLVLRDSARLQQSVQASVEQVHAAIGLATQAAAHQAQGAQAVRGRVETIHAQAEKAAQAVVETTASGKVLDGLAAQLKASLGQFRA, from the coding sequence GTGTCGGCCGTTCTCTCATTGTTACAAAGCCGTTTATTGCGGCCCGTGTTCGTTACTCTAGGTATCGCACTGTTGGTGCAGGTGCTGGTGGCTGTCGCCCTGACCCGGAGCACAGTGACCGCACTGGAAGCCGATCTGGGTGTGCGCCTGGGTGCCGACAGTCAAAAACTTTCCGGTGAGTTGGAGCAAGCGGGGCGTGAAGTCACGTCGAGTCTCGACAGCCTCTCCACCAGTACTCGTCAGCGCCTTACGGCGGGCTTGTCCTCGCGATTGAAAGACGAGCAGGCACAACTGCGTGCGACGCTGGAGAAGGATCTGAAGGACTCCGCCAATGATATGGCGCAGCTTTTGGCTTCGGTCGCACCTCGCGCCATGTGGGACAGCGACGTTCCAACCCTGTCCGAATTCGCCCGCCGGGCTCAGCGTAATCCCAACGTGCTATTCGTGGTCTACGACGACGCGACGGGGCAGCACCTGACGCGCTACCTCAACCGCGAGAACCCGATCAACAAAGCCCTTCTGGAAAAAGGCCAGGGCGAACGGGCGCTGGACAAGGTGCTGGATGCGGCGAAGAACGATCCATCGGTCTATTACCTGGAAGCCTCGATCAATCCTAACGGCGTGGAAATCGGCAAGGTCTTGATGGGCGTCTCGACCGCCTCGGTGGAAACCGATCTGGCGGCCTTGGACAAGCGCTTTACCACGCTGATCGCCAGCAGTGATCAATTGGTGGGTGACAGCCTCAAGGGCGCGGCAGCTGATAGCGCAGCCGCGATGGGCGCGCGCTTGCAGTCGGCGCAATCCACGGCCTCTGAAATGCAAGTCAACACCACCAGCACTGTTCAGGAAGCGGCGGGCACTTTGCGCTGGCGCATCGGCATGGGCCTGGCGCTGGTAGGGTGCGGTGTGCTGCTGTTGCTTGCGGTGGTACTGGGTCGTCGTGTGGTCAATCGCTTGAAATTGCTCATCGCTGCCATGGATGACCTAGCGGCGGGCGAGGGCGACCTGACCAAGCGTGTGCAGATCAACAGCAAGGACGAAATCGGCGACATGGCCTCGGCGGTCAATCGCTTTGTGGATAAGTTGCAGCCGATCGTGCGCGAAGCGGGCGATGTGGCTCAGCGCACTGGCGTGGAAATCGGCGCCATGACTTTACGCAATGCCGGGGCCGATAAAGCGGCGGGCATGCAACGCGATGAAGTGGCGGAGAGCCTGCGTGCGTTGTCGCAAATGGCTGACGAAGCCCAGTCTGAAAGTCATGCCATGCAGGCAGCCTTGCAGCAAGTGGTGGATATTCGTTCGGCCACGGATGAAAACACGCGGACTTCGGCAAAAGTCGGCAGCCTGATCGAGGCGTTGGCCGGGCAGGTCGACACCGGGGCGAAAGTCATCGAGCGGCTGGCGCAGCAGAGTGAGCAGATTGAAGTGGTGCTGACGGTGATTCACGGGATCGCCGAGCAAACCAACCTGCTGGCGCTCAACGCGGCCATCGAAGCAGCGCGTGCGGGCGAGACCGGTCGCGGGTTTGCTGTGGTGGCGGACGAAGTGCGGGCGCTGGCGAGCAAGACGCAAAGCTCTACCGGCGACATTCAGGCGCACATCGTTGCCTTGCAACAAGGTGCGCGTGAGGCGGTGGCCGCGATCGGTCAGGCCGGGCGCCAGGCCAGCGAAGGTTTGCTGGTGTTGCGTGACAGTGCGCGGTTGCAGCAATCGGTGCAGGCGTCGGTCGAGCAAGTGCATGCGGCAATAGGTCTGGCAACGCAGGCAGCGGCGCATCAGGCGCAAGGCGCGCAAGCGGTGCGCGGTCGGGTTGAAACTATTCATGCACAGGCTGAGAAAGCGGCTCAAGCGGTGGTGGAAACCACGGCCAGCGGCAAGGTGCTGGATGGATTGGCGGCGCAGTTGAAGGCGAGCCTGGGGCAGTTCCGGGCCTGA
- a CDS encoding ABC transporter permease encodes MSASLSAPVARGGYVPRRKRPSTWLLLPVLLLVMLSLLPLAYVGFKTWQAGWAEALHLLWRPYVFGLLRNTLALMVGVTLACGVIGLSLAWLLERSNLPGRRLWGVILCLPFAVPAFVSSFTWVSLSAHFEGLGGAILVMTLSKYPLIFLPVAATLRNLDPSLEESARTLGQNRWGVFFRITLPLLWPSLLAGSLLIALHMLVEFGALSIIGLQTFTTAIYQQFELEFSNANAAMLSAVLLALCLMLLWLELRVRGKGRHVRTGQGAARYAEQVRLGHWATAGQLYCLALAIIGSGIPLGMLAYWLAVGSSAAFPVAAISEALLSSLALSLGGAALCLVLAVPVGLLVVRHKGQLAIWAERLPYLLHALPGLVIALTLVYFALHYVPALYQTSALLLIAYALLFLPLAQAPIRTALNKAAPQLEEAARTLGASSFSAFCRVTLPIIFPALGAAFALVILDAMKELTATLLLSPTGLNTLATEVWAHTANVEFAAAAPYAALLILVSGLPVYLLTTRMYLSR; translated from the coding sequence ATGAGCGCATCGTTATCCGCCCCCGTCGCGCGTGGGGGTTATGTGCCACGGCGCAAGCGGCCATCGACCTGGCTGCTGCTACCGGTTTTGCTGCTGGTGATGCTCAGCCTGTTGCCGCTGGCGTATGTAGGGTTCAAAACCTGGCAGGCCGGCTGGGCTGAGGCGCTGCATTTGTTGTGGCGTCCTTATGTGTTTGGCCTGCTGCGCAACACCCTGGCGCTGATGGTCGGTGTGACGCTCGCCTGTGGCGTGATCGGCCTGTCGCTGGCTTGGCTACTTGAGCGCAGCAACTTGCCGGGGCGGCGCTTGTGGGGGGTGATTCTGTGCCTACCGTTCGCGGTACCGGCATTTGTCAGCAGCTTTACCTGGGTCTCGCTGAGCGCTCATTTCGAAGGCTTGGGCGGCGCGATCCTGGTGATGACCCTTTCCAAGTATCCGCTGATCTTTCTGCCGGTCGCGGCGACCCTGCGCAATCTCGATCCCTCCCTCGAAGAGTCCGCCCGCACTCTGGGCCAGAATCGCTGGGGTGTATTTTTCAGAATTACCCTGCCGCTGCTCTGGCCATCACTGCTCGCAGGCTCGCTGCTGATCGCCCTGCACATGCTGGTGGAATTCGGTGCGCTGTCGATCATCGGACTGCAAACCTTTACCACCGCGATCTATCAACAGTTCGAACTGGAATTCAGTAACGCAAATGCTGCGATGCTTTCCGCCGTGTTACTGGCGCTGTGTCTGATGCTGCTGTGGTTGGAACTGCGCGTACGCGGCAAGGGCCGACACGTGCGCACCGGTCAGGGCGCGGCCCGGTATGCGGAACAGGTTCGGCTGGGGCATTGGGCTACTGCCGGACAACTTTATTGCCTGGCGCTGGCGATCATTGGCAGCGGTATTCCGCTCGGGATGCTGGCGTACTGGCTGGCAGTGGGTTCGTCGGCAGCATTCCCGGTGGCGGCGATCAGCGAGGCGCTGCTCTCCTCCCTGGCGTTGTCACTGGGCGGCGCGGCGCTGTGCCTGGTGCTGGCAGTGCCGGTGGGATTGCTGGTGGTGCGCCACAAGGGCCAATTGGCGATCTGGGCCGAACGCTTGCCGTATCTACTGCATGCGCTGCCAGGACTGGTGATCGCGCTGACGCTGGTGTATTTCGCCCTGCACTATGTGCCGGCGCTGTACCAGACTTCTGCGCTGCTGCTGATTGCTTATGCGCTGTTGTTTCTGCCGCTGGCGCAGGCACCGATTCGTACGGCGCTGAACAAGGCTGCGCCGCAACTGGAAGAGGCTGCACGCACGCTGGGCGCATCGTCCTTCAGTGCGTTTTGCCGGGTGACGTTGCCGATCATCTTTCCAGCGCTCGGCGCGGCGTTTGCGCTGGTGATTCTGGATGCGATGAAGGAATTGACGGCGACGTTGCTGCTGAGCCCGACCGGACTCAATACGCTGGCGACGGAAGTCTGGGCGCATACCGCGAATGTGGAGTTTGCGGCGGCGGCGCCTTATGCGGCGTTGTTGATTTTGGTGTCGGGGTTGCCGGTTTATCTGCTTACTACCCGGATGTATTTGAGCCGCTGA
- a CDS encoding ATP phosphoribosyltransferase regulatory subunit: MATVDRWLLPDGIEEVLPPEAARIEVARRQVLDLFQSWGYEFVVTPHIEYLESLLTGAGQDLDLRTFKVIDPQSGRQMGFRADITPQVARIDAHTLRREGPSRLCYAGSVLHAQPRALSSSRSPIQLGAELYGDASPSSDVEVISLMLAMLQLADVPDVHMDLGHVGIYRGLARAAGLSGEVEQQLFDALQRKAIDEVITLTEGLPADLSGMLRALVDLCGGREVLSAARERLANAPAPVLAALDDLLAIAERLSTRFPELPLYFDLGELRGYHYHTGVVFAVFVPGVGQSIAQGGRYDDIGADFGRARPATGFSTDLKTLVTLGRAEIELPSGGIWMPDSTDAALWQQVCQLRSEGQRVVQALPGQPLAAAREADCDRQLIQQNGLWQVSPLAS; the protein is encoded by the coding sequence ATGGCAACGGTAGACCGCTGGCTGCTGCCAGATGGCATCGAAGAAGTACTGCCACCAGAAGCGGCGCGCATTGAAGTCGCGCGTCGTCAGGTGTTGGATCTGTTCCAGAGCTGGGGTTACGAGTTTGTCGTGACTCCCCATATCGAGTACCTGGAATCCCTGCTGACCGGCGCGGGCCAGGACCTCGATCTGCGTACCTTCAAGGTCATCGACCCGCAATCGGGTCGGCAAATGGGTTTCCGTGCCGACATCACGCCGCAAGTGGCGCGCATCGATGCGCACACCTTGCGTCGCGAAGGCCCGAGCCGTCTGTGCTATGCCGGGAGCGTGCTGCACGCTCAGCCGCGCGCCTTGTCGTCCTCGCGCAGCCCGATCCAGCTGGGTGCCGAGTTGTACGGCGATGCCAGCCCGAGCAGCGACGTGGAAGTCATCAGCCTGATGTTGGCTATGCTGCAACTGGCCGATGTGCCGGATGTGCACATGGACCTCGGTCATGTGGGTATCTACCGCGGCCTGGCTCGCGCCGCCGGTTTGTCCGGTGAAGTTGAACAGCAGTTGTTCGATGCGTTGCAACGTAAAGCTATCGACGAGGTCATTACCTTGACCGAAGGCCTGCCTGCCGATCTGTCGGGTATGTTGCGGGCGCTGGTTGATCTGTGTGGCGGCCGTGAAGTATTGAGCGCTGCCCGCGAGCGTCTGGCGAATGCGCCAGCGCCGGTACTGGCCGCTCTGGACGATTTGCTGGCGATTGCCGAGCGTCTTTCCACGCGCTTCCCTGAGTTGCCGTTGTATTTCGACCTGGGCGAGTTGCGCGGCTACCACTACCACACCGGTGTGGTATTCGCGGTGTTCGTACCGGGTGTTGGCCAGTCCATTGCTCAGGGCGGTCGTTACGACGACATCGGTGCCGACTTCGGTCGCGCCCGTCCGGCAACCGGCTTCTCTACCGATTTGAAAACCCTGGTGACCCTGGGGCGTGCTGAGATCGAGTTACCGTCTGGCGGTATCTGGATGCCTGACAGTACGGATGCGGCACTCTGGCAGCAGGTTTGCCAGTTGCGCAGTGAGGGTCAGCGTGTCGTTCAGGCGTTGCCTGGGCAACCTTTGGCCGCCGCCCGTGAAGCGGACTGCGACCGGCAATTGATTCAGCAGAACGGGCTTTGGCAAGTATCGCCACTGGCTTCTTGA
- a CDS encoding adenylosuccinate synthase, which produces MGKNVVVLGTQWGDEGKGKIVDLLTEHAAAVVRYQGGHNAGHTLVIDGEKTVLHLIPSGVLREGVQCLIGNGVVVAPDALLREIIKLEEKGVPVRERLRISPSCPLILSYHVALDQAREKARGELKIGTTGRGIGPAYEDKVARRGLRIGDLFHRERFAAKLGELLDYHNFVLVNYYKEPAIDFQKTLDECMEYAELLKPMMLDVTAELHELRRAGKDIMFEGAQGSLLDIDHGTYPYVTSSNTTAGGIATGSGFGPMYLDYILGITKAYTTRVGSGPFPTELFDDVGAFLAKRGHEFGATTGRARRCGWFDAVILRRAIDVNSISGLCLTKLDVLDGLETINICVGYKNQDGAVIDAPTDADSYIGLEPVYEEMPGWTESTVGAKTLEELPQAARNYIKRVEELVGAPIDIISTGPDRNETIVLRHPFA; this is translated from the coding sequence ATGGGTAAGAATGTCGTAGTCCTGGGCACCCAATGGGGTGATGAGGGCAAAGGCAAGATCGTTGATCTGCTGACCGAACATGCTGCCGCCGTAGTGCGCTACCAGGGTGGCCACAACGCGGGTCACACCCTGGTGATCGATGGCGAAAAAACCGTCTTGCACCTGATCCCGTCGGGCGTGTTGCGCGAAGGCGTGCAGTGCCTGATCGGCAACGGTGTGGTGGTTGCACCCGACGCTCTGCTGCGGGAAATCATCAAGCTGGAAGAGAAAGGCGTACCGGTGCGCGAGCGCCTGCGTATCAGCCCGTCCTGCCCGCTGATCCTGTCCTATCACGTAGCGCTGGACCAGGCGCGTGAAAAGGCCCGTGGCGAGCTGAAGATCGGTACTACCGGTCGCGGCATCGGCCCGGCGTACGAAGACAAGGTTGCACGTCGTGGCCTGCGCATCGGCGACCTGTTCCACCGCGAGCGTTTCGCCGCCAAGCTGGGCGAGTTGCTGGATTACCACAACTTCGTTCTGGTCAATTACTACAAAGAGCCTGCGATCGACTTCCAGAAAACACTCGACGAGTGCATGGAATACGCCGAGCTGCTGAAGCCGATGATGCTCGACGTCACCGCTGAGCTGCACGAGCTGCGTCGCGCTGGCAAAGACATCATGTTCGAAGGCGCCCAAGGCTCCCTGCTGGACATCGACCACGGTACCTACCCGTACGTCACCAGCTCCAACACCACTGCGGGCGGCATCGCTACCGGTTCGGGTTTTGGTCCGATGTACCTGGATTACATCCTCGGCATCACCAAGGCCTACACCACTCGCGTCGGTTCGGGTCCGTTCCCGACTGAGCTGTTCGATGATGTGGGTGCTTTCCTGGCCAAGCGTGGCCACGAGTTCGGCGCTACCACTGGCCGTGCCCGTCGTTGCGGCTGGTTCGATGCCGTCATCCTGCGTCGCGCTATCGACGTCAACAGCATCTCGGGCCTGTGCCTGACCAAGCTGGACGTGCTGGACGGTCTGGAAACCATCAACATCTGCGTTGGCTACAAGAACCAGGATGGTGCAGTGATCGACGCACCGACTGACGCCGACAGCTACATCGGCCTGGAGCCGGTGTACGAAGAGATGCCGGGCTGGACCGAATCCACCGTCGGTGCCAAGACCCTGGAAGAGCTGCCACAGGCTGCACGCAACTACATCAAGCGCGTCGAAGAGCTGGTCGGTGCGCCGATTGACATTATTTCGACGGGCCCGGACCGCAACGAAACCATCGTTCTGCGTCACCCGTTCGCTTAA
- the hflC gene encoding protease modulator HflC: MSNKSLITLIVVVVVAIAAWNCFYIVAQTERAVLLQFGRVVQTDVQPGLHVKVPYVNQVRKFDARLMTLDAPTQRFLTLEKKAVMVDAYAKWRVKDAERFYTATSGLKQIADERLSRRLESGLRDQFGKRTLHEVVSGERDALMTDITASLNKMAEKELGIEVVDVRVKAIDLPKEVNRSVFERMSSEREREAREHRAKGNELSEGIRADADRQRRVLLAEAYRESEEVRGDGDAQAAAIYSKAYGQDQEFYGFYRSLRAYRESFANKSDVMVLDPSSDFFRYLEKAKP, translated from the coding sequence ATGAGCAATAAATCGCTGATCACCCTTATTGTCGTCGTCGTCGTGGCGATCGCAGCCTGGAACTGCTTCTACATCGTGGCTCAGACCGAGCGTGCGGTGCTGCTGCAGTTCGGTCGTGTGGTGCAGACTGATGTTCAGCCGGGCCTGCATGTGAAAGTGCCTTACGTTAACCAGGTGCGCAAATTCGACGCACGCCTGATGACGCTGGATGCACCGACGCAACGCTTCCTGACGCTGGAAAAGAAAGCCGTCATGGTCGATGCCTACGCCAAGTGGCGCGTGAAAGATGCCGAGCGCTTCTACACCGCGACGTCCGGCCTCAAGCAGATTGCTGACGAGCGTCTTTCACGTCGTCTGGAATCGGGCCTGCGTGACCAGTTCGGTAAGCGCACGCTGCACGAAGTGGTTTCCGGTGAGCGCGATGCGCTGATGACCGATATCACGGCTTCGCTGAACAAGATGGCGGAAAAAGAGCTGGGCATTGAAGTTGTCGATGTTCGGGTCAAGGCCATCGATCTGCCGAAAGAAGTGAACCGCAGCGTGTTCGAGCGCATGAGTTCCGAGCGTGAGCGTGAGGCTCGCGAGCACCGCGCCAAGGGTAACGAACTGTCAGAAGGCATTCGTGCCGACGCTGATCGTCAACGCCGCGTGTTGTTGGCTGAAGCCTATCGTGAATCTGAAGAGGTTCGCGGTGATGGTGACGCCCAGGCCGCTGCGATCTACTCCAAGGCCTACGGCCAGGATCAGGAGTTCTACGGTTTCTACCGTAGCCTGCGTGCCTACCGTGAAAGCTTCGCGAACAAATCCGACGTCATGGTCCTGGACCCAAGCAGCGACTTCTTCCGTTACCTGGAAAAAGCCAAGCCTTGA
- a CDS encoding iron ABC transporter substrate-binding protein has translation MMFRNTLRRGLTITLLGLALATPLTQAAEPVSLTLYNGQHKEVGDAIAKAFEAKTGIHVNVRKGSSNQLASQVVEEGDRSPADVIYTEESPPLNKLGEQGLLAQTDATTLAVLPKDYVAGNGTWIGVTARVRVVAFNPKLIDEKDLPKSVMEFSDPKWQGKVGFVPTSGAFQEQAVAIIKVHGMDAAEEWLTGLRAFGKTYSNNMVALKAVENGEVATVLVNNYYWFALQREKGQLDSKLHYFTGGDVGGLITVSSAAVLKSSKHPKEAQQFLAYMASEEGQRVITQTTAEYPLHKGMESNRGLKPFSELEAPKVTPADLGNAEEALDLERDVGLN, from the coding sequence ATGATGTTTCGAAATACCCTGCGCCGCGGCCTGACCATAACCCTGCTCGGCCTGGCACTCGCCACTCCCCTCACCCAAGCCGCCGAACCGGTTTCCCTGACACTCTATAACGGTCAACACAAAGAAGTCGGCGATGCCATCGCCAAAGCCTTCGAAGCCAAGACAGGGATTCACGTCAATGTGCGCAAAGGCAGCAGTAACCAGCTCGCCAGCCAGGTCGTCGAAGAAGGCGATCGCTCCCCTGCCGACGTGATCTACACCGAAGAATCGCCACCACTGAACAAACTCGGCGAACAAGGCCTGCTGGCACAGACCGACGCCACCACCCTAGCCGTTCTGCCGAAAGACTACGTCGCCGGCAACGGCACCTGGATCGGTGTCACCGCACGGGTCCGCGTGGTCGCCTTCAACCCTAAACTGATCGATGAAAAAGACCTGCCAAAGTCGGTCATGGAGTTCTCCGATCCGAAATGGCAAGGCAAGGTCGGCTTCGTGCCTACCAGCGGCGCGTTTCAGGAACAGGCCGTGGCGATCATCAAAGTACACGGCATGGACGCGGCCGAAGAATGGCTGACCGGTTTGCGTGCTTTCGGCAAGACCTACAGCAACAACATGGTTGCACTGAAGGCGGTGGAAAACGGCGAAGTCGCTACCGTGCTGGTGAACAACTATTACTGGTTCGCCTTGCAGCGTGAAAAAGGCCAGCTCGATTCGAAACTGCATTATTTCACCGGCGGCGACGTCGGCGGGCTGATCACTGTTTCCAGTGCGGCCGTGCTGAAATCCAGCAAGCACCCAAAAGAAGCCCAGCAATTCCTCGCTTACATGGCCAGCGAAGAAGGTCAGCGCGTGATCACCCAGACCACCGCCGAATACCCGCTGCACAAAGGCATGGAATCGAATCGTGGGCTCAAGCCGTTCAGCGAGCTGGAAGCACCGAAAGTCACGCCAGCCGACCTCGGCAATGCCGAAGAAGCCCTGGACCTGGAACGTGACGTTGGCTTGAACTGA
- the rnr gene encoding ribonuclease R: MADWQSLDPEAAREAEKYENPIPSRELILQHLADRGSPANREQLVEEFGLTTEDQIEALRRRLRAMERDAQLIYTRRGTYAPVDKLDLILGRISGHRDGFGFLVPDDGSDDLFMSPAQMRLVFDGDRALARVSGLDRRGRREGMIVEVVSRAHETIVGRYFEEGGIGFVVADNPKIQQEVLVTPGRNANAQIGQFVEVKITHWPTPRFQPQGDVVEVVGNYMAPGMEIDVALRTYDIPHVWPEAVLKEAAKLKPEVEEKDKEKRIDLRHLPFVTIDGEDARDFDDAVYCEAKPGKLRLFSGGWKLYVAIADVSSYVKIGSALDNESQVRGNSVYFPERVVPMLPEQLSNGLCSLNPHVDRLAMVCEMTISKSGEMTDYCFYEAVIHSHARLTYNKVSAMLETPKITEARQLRGEYNDVLPHLKQLYALYKVLLAARHVRGAIDFETQETRIIFGTERKIAEIRPTVRNDAHKLIEECMLAANVATAEFLKKHEIPALYRVHDGPPPERLEKLRAFLGELGLSLHKGKDGPSPKDYQALLASIKDRPDFHLIQTVMLRSLSQAVYSADNQGHFGLNYEAYTHFTSPIRRYPDLLTHRAIRSVIHSKMDTPHVRRAGAMTIPKARIYPYDEAILEQLGEQCSMSERRADEATRDVVNWLKCEFMKDRVGESFPGVITAVTGFGLFVELTDIYVEGLVHVTALPGDYYHFDPVHHRLAGERTGRSFRLGDTVEVRVMRVDLDERKIDFEMAEKTISAPIGRKKRGTEATAPAAASTKTAAEPAPAKTGRRPAKEKAVEAYRPSDAAAKNAELRKSREMKQTLLSEAKSGGKAASGGKTGRSAPDKAPGGKPAKPSKHRKGPPKAGSAPAAKSGGARKPKAKS, encoded by the coding sequence ATGGCCGATTGGCAGTCCCTCGATCCCGAGGCCGCTCGTGAAGCGGAAAAATATGAAAACCCTATTCCTAGCCGCGAACTGATCCTTCAGCACCTTGCTGATCGGGGTTCGCCTGCTAACCGCGAGCAGCTGGTCGAAGAGTTTGGTCTGACGACAGAAGACCAGATCGAAGCCCTGCGCCGCCGCCTGCGCGCCATGGAGCGCGACGCTCAACTCATCTATACCCGTCGCGGCACCTATGCGCCGGTGGACAAGCTCGACCTGATCCTGGGCCGCATCAGCGGTCACCGTGACGGCTTCGGCTTCCTGGTCCCGGACGACGGCAGTGACGACCTGTTCATGAGCCCGGCGCAAATGCGTCTGGTGTTCGATGGCGATCGTGCCCTGGCCCGTGTTTCCGGCCTTGACCGTCGCGGTCGCCGCGAAGGCATGATCGTCGAAGTGGTCTCCCGTGCCCACGAGACCATCGTCGGTCGTTACTTCGAAGAGGGCGGTATTGGTTTCGTCGTTGCGGACAATCCGAAAATCCAGCAAGAAGTGCTGGTCACGCCGGGCCGTAACGCCAACGCCCAGATCGGTCAGTTCGTCGAAGTGAAGATCACTCACTGGCCGACACCACGCTTCCAGCCGCAAGGTGACGTGGTCGAAGTCGTGGGCAACTACATGGCACCGGGCATGGAAATCGATGTCGCCCTGCGCACCTACGATATTCCTCACGTCTGGCCTGAGGCTGTGCTGAAAGAAGCCGCCAAGCTCAAGCCGGAAGTCGAAGAGAAAGACAAAGAGAAGCGCATCGACCTGCGCCATCTGCCGTTCGTGACCATCGACGGCGAAGATGCGCGCGACTTCGATGATGCGGTCTACTGCGAAGCCAAGCCGGGTAAGCTGCGCCTGTTCTCCGGCGGCTGGAAGTTGTACGTGGCGATCGCCGACGTTTCCAGCTACGTGAAAATCGGTTCGGCTCTGGACAATGAGTCCCAGGTTCGCGGCAACTCGGTGTACTTCCCCGAGCGCGTCGTGCCGATGCTGCCTGAGCAGTTGTCCAACGGCCTGTGCTCGCTGAACCCGCATGTCGATCGCCTGGCCATGGTTTGCGAGATGACCATCTCCAAATCCGGCGAGATGACCGACTACTGCTTCTACGAAGCGGTGATTCACTCCCATGCTCGCCTGACCTACAACAAAGTCAGCGCGATGCTGGAAACGCCGAAAATCACCGAGGCGCGTCAGCTCCGTGGTGAGTACAACGACGTTCTGCCGCACCTCAAGCAGCTTTACGCGCTGTACAAAGTGCTGTTGGCCGCTCGTCACGTGCGTGGCGCGATCGATTTCGAAACGCAGGAAACCCGGATCATCTTCGGGACCGAGCGCAAGATTGCCGAAATCCGTCCGACCGTTCGTAACGATGCGCACAAGCTGATCGAGGAATGCATGCTGGCGGCCAACGTGGCCACCGCCGAATTCCTGAAAAAGCACGAAATCCCTGCGCTGTACCGCGTCCACGATGGCCCGCCACCGGAGCGTCTGGAAAAACTGCGCGCTTTCCTTGGCGAGCTCGGCCTGTCCCTGCACAAAGGCAAGGACGGCCCGTCGCCGAAGGACTACCAGGCATTGCTGGCGAGCATCAAGGATCGTCCGGATTTCCACCTGATCCAGACCGTTATGCTGCGTTCGTTGAGTCAGGCGGTGTATAGCGCTGATAACCAGGGCCACTTCGGCCTGAATTACGAAGCCTATACCCACTTCACCTCGCCGATCCGCCGCTACCCGGACTTGCTCACGCACCGGGCGATTCGCAGCGTCATCCATTCGAAAATGGACACCCCGCACGTTCGCCGTGCTGGCGCGATGACCATTCCTAAAGCGCGCATCTATCCCTACGACGAAGCGATTCTTGAGCAGCTCGGCGAGCAGTGCTCGATGAGCGAGCGCCGTGCCGACGAAGCGACCCGCGACGTTGTGAACTGGCTCAAGTGCGAGTTCATGAAAGACCGTGTGGGCGAGTCGTTCCCGGGTGTGATCACTGCCGTGACCGGTTTTGGTCTGTTCGTCGAGCTGACCGATATCTACGTCGAAGGCCTGGTGCACGTCACCGCGCTGCCAGGCGATTACTACCACTTCGATCCTGTGCACCACCGCCTGGCCGGTGAGCGTACCGGTCGCAGCTTCCGTCTTGGCGATACCGTTGAAGTACGCGTCATGCGCGTCGACCTCGATGAGCGCAAGATCGACTTCGAGATGGCTGAAAAGACCATCAGCGCGCCGATCGGTCGCAAGAAACGCGGGACTGAAGCGACTGCACCGGCTGCCGCGTCTACAAAAACAGCTGCAGAACCGGCCCCGGCTAAAACCGGTCGTCGTCCTGCCAAGGAAAAGGCTGTCGAAGCCTATCGCCCGAGCGATGCCGCGGCGAAAAATGCCGAGCTGCGCAAAAGCCGCGAAATGAAGCAGACGTTGCTGTCTGAAGCGAAAAGCGGCGGTAAAGCGGCGTCTGGGGGAAAGACCGGACGGTCGGCGCCTGACAAGGCACCCGGCGGCAAGCCAGCCAAACCGAGCAAACACCGTAAAGGCCCGCCAAAAGCGGGTTCCGCTCCTGCTGCCAAAAGTGGCGGGGCGCGTAAACCTAAGGCCAAGTCATGA